The DNA sequence CAAATAATAAATACAAAACTGAATTAATCAACAGCTTTGATTCGGAGCTTACAGGCTACCATCAAGGTGAATTTTTTGATCTTTGCCGCGGGCCCCATCTTTTTAATTTAGGAAAGGTTAAAGCCATAAAGTTAATGAAAACTTCGGGAGCTTATTGGAAAGGCGATCCTCAAAAAGAAATGCTCACTCGTATTTACGGCATCTCTTTTCCTGATCGTAAAATGCTTAAAGAATATTTGCAGCAAATCGAAGAAGCTAAAAAACGAGATCATAAAGTCTTAGGACCTCATCTGGATCTATTCTCTCTTAAGGAGGAGGCTCCTGGTATGCCTTTTATTCATCATAAAGGGATGATCATCTGGAACACCTTATTAAAATTCATTCGAGAATATTTAGAAGAGGGCAACTACATTGAAATTAAAACTCCTACGTTGATGGCCCGTGAACTGTGGGAGCTTTCAGGCCACTGGACTAACTACAAGCAAAACATGTTTTCCTCTTCTATTGAGGACCATGATTATGCCATCAAACCCATGAATTGTCCTGGCTGTATGCTTTTTTATAAATCTCAAGTACATAGCTATCGAGAACTTCCTCTACGTGTGGCTGAAATAGGTAATGTACATCGTTATGAACCCTCAGGCGCCTTATCAGGGTTATTTCGCTGCCGTAGCTTCCATCAGGATGATGCTCATATTTTCATGAAGCCTAGTGATATTAAACAGGAAATCCTTTCTATTCTTCATATGGCCGACAGCCTTTATACTACGTTTGGATTGCATTATCATTTGGAACTTTCCACCCGTCCGGAAAAGAATACAATCGGTAGCGATGAAGAATGGGAAATGGCTACCAAAGGCTTGAAAGAAGCTTTAGACGAGTCAGGATATTCTTATAAAATTAATCCAGGCGATGGGGCTTTTTATGGGCCTAAAATTGACTTTCATATTCGCGATGCCATCAATCGTACTTGGCAATGTGGAACTATACAATTGGACATGGCTCTTCCCGAAAGATTCCAATTAGAATATACTGCAGCTGACGGAAGCAGGCAACGGCCTGTCATGCTGCATCGGGCCATCTTTGGCTCTGTGGAGCGATTTTTTGGTATTTTAATTGAGCATTTTTCAGGAAAATTTCCTTTATGGATTAGCCCCCTTCAATTGCGTATTTTGACAGTAGCTGATAGACATGCTCCTTATGCTGATGAAATATGCGCTACACTGAAAAAAAAGGGCTTTCATGCAGATGTAGATGATGCCAGCGAATCTGTCAGCAAAAAAATCCGTAATGCTCAGCTTGCCCAGATTAACTACATTGTGACTGTAGGTGATCAAGAACAGGAGAATAAGACCATTAATCTGCGCACTCGTGACAATGTAGTACATGGCCAAATTAAACTGGATGAATTAATCCTACAGATAGAGCAAGAAAGAAAGAGCCGAAGCTTGGAAACACCTTTTAAAAAGGAGATTTCCTCATCATGCATTGTATAGCTATTAGCAGCTTTAAGGGAGGAACAGCTAAAACATCTAGTGCTTTGCATTTAGGGGCTGCCTTAGCTAAGTTTCATAAAAAGAAGGTGCTCTTAATAGATTTTGATGCACAAGCCAACCTAACAACAGGCTTAGGATTTGACCCTGATGAAAATGATAGCATGGCTACAGTTTTGCAAGGTAATAAAACTCTAAAAGAAGTTATCAAGAAGACTAGTGTTGGCAACCTTGATCTTATTCCTGCAGATACATGGCTCGAGCGAGTGGAAGTGACTGGTCAGCTGGCTTCTGACCGCTACTCTCATGAGAGATTAAGTGACTGTATTAAAGATGCTCCCTACGATTTTACTATTATTGATACCCCTCCTTCTCTTTGTTGGTTAACTGAATCGGCTTTGATTGCCGCTCAGCATGCGCTAGTATGTGCAACCCCAGAATTCTACAGCGTTAAAGGATTGGAAAGACTCTCGCAGTTTATGGAAAGCATTGGGCAACGCCACCCTTTAAATTTATTAGGAGTGATTTTATCTTTTTGGAACCCTCGTGGAAAAAGCAATGAGGCTTTTTTAGAAGTCATCGATAAAACTTTTCCAAAAAAACTTTTAAAAACTAAAATACGTAGAGACATCTGTGTATCAGAAGCTTCCATATTTGGTAAGCCCATCTTTGATACTGTACCTAATAGCAGGGCAGCTGAAGACTATATTGCCTTAACTAAAGAACTTCTCAAACGCTTATAATGTCAAGCCGCTTTACATTGACCCGCCCATAAAAGATGATCGCTAAGAAAAAAGACCCACTTTTAGACTAAAAATTAACGCCTTAACTAATAAAATTTTTACCACTCTTTACCTTCAAATCCTTAAGGATACAAAAAACCATGAGCCATGTTAACAGCTTGATATCAGAGCGTCTCAAGAAAAATAGTCAAACTTCTAAAATGTCTGCCTTAGCTAAGCAATCAGCCAGTGGAAATCTTACCAGCTTTTCGGGGATTTTTAGCCTCAGTGAATTAAATGATAAAGAAAAAGAATTTCTTCTTAATCTATTGCGTCAATATGCCGTAGGC is a window from the Neochlamydia sp. AcF84 genome containing:
- a CDS encoding ParA family protein, whose protein sequence is MHCIAISSFKGGTAKTSSALHLGAALAKFHKKKVLLIDFDAQANLTTGLGFDPDENDSMATVLQGNKTLKEVIKKTSVGNLDLIPADTWLERVEVTGQLASDRYSHERLSDCIKDAPYDFTIIDTPPSLCWLTESALIAAQHALVCATPEFYSVKGLERLSQFMESIGQRHPLNLLGVILSFWNPRGKSNEAFLEVIDKTFPKKLLKTKIRRDICVSEASIFGKPIFDTVPNSRAAEDYIALTKELLKRL
- the thrS gene encoding threonine--tRNA ligase, translated to MFVKLNNQQPIEIPEKSTARDLAEKMNLRGPHQALGVSINGKKYDLSQELSEGDEVEFFSFEDPKGKEIFWHTSAHILAQAVLRLYPEAKPTIGPPIENGFYYDFANLNISENDFEKIEKEMQAIIGENYITQREIFSSKEQALQAFANNKYKTELINSFDSELTGYHQGEFFDLCRGPHLFNLGKVKAIKLMKTSGAYWKGDPQKEMLTRIYGISFPDRKMLKEYLQQIEEAKKRDHKVLGPHLDLFSLKEEAPGMPFIHHKGMIIWNTLLKFIREYLEEGNYIEIKTPTLMARELWELSGHWTNYKQNMFSSSIEDHDYAIKPMNCPGCMLFYKSQVHSYRELPLRVAEIGNVHRYEPSGALSGLFRCRSFHQDDAHIFMKPSDIKQEILSILHMADSLYTTFGLHYHLELSTRPEKNTIGSDEEWEMATKGLKEALDESGYSYKINPGDGAFYGPKIDFHIRDAINRTWQCGTIQLDMALPERFQLEYTAADGSRQRPVMLHRAIFGSVERFFGILIEHFSGKFPLWISPLQLRILTVADRHAPYADEICATLKKKGFHADVDDASESVSKKIRNAQLAQINYIVTVGDQEQENKTINLRTRDNVVHGQIKLDELILQIEQERKSRSLETPFKKEISSSCIV